TCTCCAGAATTCGCCCGGGGGGGAGATGTTCATCGAGGCACAGGAGCTTCTGTGGGCCCTGGACGATGAGGAGATGGTAATCAGCGATGACGTTGATGTCCCTTTCATTATCAAAAAAAATGAAGAACTCATCGAGGATATTCAGATTCTGAGCAAGGATGAATTTATCAGCCGCTACGATCACGATGATTACACATGGGACCTGTTGCGGAAGTTGTTATTTCAGGGGAATGACATGTTCAAGAAGAAGATCATCGATATATATGCTGAATTGGGTGATGATCGGGCCGTTGCAGCTTTCAAGGAATTTGTGCGTAATCCCTGGGTAAAGGATCAGCTCAAACAGGCGGTTCTGCTCAAACTTAAAAATATAGGTTTTTCAGGGGAATGCCGCGTCTATCTGAAAGGCGTGCTACAGGAGATACATATCAACAATTATCCATTGGTGGTTCCTCACTGGAAAGATGAGTGGCAAGAGGTGCTTGACTGCACCTTGAACCATATGCGCCAGGGCGGTGATTACAATGAAAATTTTTTCGAGGACGTCCAGGCGATGTGGATCGATTACATAAATCGGAAGGGGGAAGATATGCCCCCGATTCACAAGGTTGAAACGTGGGCGGCAGGATTGGAATACTGCCTGGTCAGGTTTCATCTTTTGAATGTGACCCAGACGGAAATCGCCGGTAAATATGGGGTTTCCAGTTCCAGTGTGCGGGCCAAATTCAAGGTTATCGACGAGACACTGCAGATTGACAAGAAAGCCTATCAAAATATGCTGGTTTATCTGTTCAACGGGGACAGGGAAAAATGACATGTTCGGTTCCGGGGGATGAGGAATGGGGTTCAGAACAGATCTGGAAATCAGGACTTCTGCAAGGGAAGAACTCATTGATATAACGCGGGAAGTCAACGAAGTGGTCGGGAAACTCGGTCTCAAGAGGGGATGTATTCTTGCTTTTGTTCCCCATACCACGGCTGGCCTTCTGATCAACGAGGCGGCAGACCCCGCGGTGGGGACGGATATTTTGAACTATCTGCGCCACAGGGTTCCTCACCGTGACGGTTATCTGCACGCGGAAGGAAACAGTGATGCACATATCAAGGCCAGTCTGATAGGCAATTCCCAGTTGCTGATGGTTGATAATGGAGAGATCGTGCTTGGGACATGGCAAGGTCTCTTTTTTGCCGAATTTGATGGCCCACGCCTCCGAAAAATATTATTTGGAAATATTGATTTTACCGGCTGAAAGGAGTTGAATCCGGTAGATGATTCAAGAACAGATAGAACAGGCGATTGAAGTTTTAAGTGGCTGCAAATATGTTGTAGTTTTAACCGGGGCGGGGATTTCCACTGAAAGTGGGATACCCGATTTCCGCAGTCCCGTGAGCGGGCTTTGGGCCAAGGTCAGCCCCGATGATTTCACGATCGAGAAATTCATGTCCGATCCGCAGATCCTTTATCAACTGGGCGTGGATATTTTTAGAGTGATCACCGAAGCCCAGCCCAACGCTGCACATGAAGCCATTGGAGAACTGGAAAGCAAAGGCCTGGTCAAAAGTGTCATCACCCAGAATATCGATGGCCTGCATCAGAAGGCAGGTTCAAAGAATGTATATGAAATTCACGGTTCGCTGCGCAGGGGCTCCTGTACCGGTTGTCACCAGGAACAGCCCATGGAAAAATTGTTGAATGATGTGTTGAAGGGGGTAATCCCCCCGCTTTGCCCCCGTTGCGCTTCACCGTTGAAGCCCGATGTTACGCTCTTTGGTGAGGCGATGCCCCCCGCTTTTCAAGATGCACTGGATGAAGTGCGCAGGGCCGATGGGATGCTGGCAGTTGGCTCCAGTCTGGTCATATCTCCGGCCAACATGTTGCCCGGTTATGTGGATAACCTTGTGATCGTGAATCGGGAGCCCACCCCGCTGGATCGGAGGGCCAAAGTGGTTATAAACGGCGGCATTCTGGATGTTGTTCCGCTACTGGCCAGGGCCTGGCTGGAAAAAAAAGCTTGATCCCTGAAGAGGGCGGCTCATCTTTCTTCCCTGAATATGGTTGATTCAAAAAACGTTCTGATCTGTTCGACGGTCATGCCCTCGCCCAGGTAATGGTCTCCAAACCATATCTCCAGATGCAGATGAGGCCTGTCCGGTTCATCGGTGCCTGAAAAGCCCATCTTGCCTACGATGTCACCCGTTTTGACATAATCGCCCACTTCCAATTCATCATTGACTTCGTGAAGATGGCAGTAATAGACCAGGAAGCCATGTTCATTTTCGATCCAGATCTGGCGCCCGCGGAAAATATTCAGGGTCTCGTCCGGTGTGTAACCCCGCTGCTGGCATTCAACGGCCAGCTCGCCAAGTTTTCCGGCCGGGGGTGGGATATAATCATGGTCGATCCTTTTAACAGTTCCCGGTGCAGCAGCCTTGACCGTTGATCCCAGGCCGATCCCCCCACCGCTTGTATCCGGATAAAAATCCAGGCCGTAATGGGTACCGGCACGGTAGGGCCTGGCTGCACCCGGCAGGTGAGCATCTTTCCAGCTCATCCACGTTCCCGGGAGCGGGTTGCGCAAAAAATCGAAAGAAGTGATCAGTTCATCAAGATCAACATTTCGAGGGTCATAGATTATACGGGGAAACGATGTTTCATCTATATCACCGCCGAGTGCTTCCCGGTCATGATCGACAACGGGAACGGTCGGCGTCGGCAGATCGGATTGCGATGATTTGCCCGGAGGGATTGTTTTGATCACGATCAAAACAGCAATGATGGCCAGGGCGGTGGCCAGGATGGTCATGAAATTTTTTTTGTTGATTTTTCTTTGCATTTCCATTCCTCCGTATTGAATTATCTGTCTTTAGCGATTTTAGCATACTTTTTACTTAATTTAAAAGGATGTTTTTTCCCCGGTAGCGAATATCTACCTTTGGAGCAAAGGAGGTTTGTTATCGATGTGTTCCTATGAAGATGCCCTGGCCAAGGCTCTTGAAGATTTCAGGAACGGTGTACCGCGGACCATGGCCGAAGGCAGCGGCTGCGGATATGACGTAGACAATAATGAATTTTCATTGACATATTGTGGCCAGGAGTATCGGATATCATACCCGGATGGGGAGATAACTGCAATTCAGGGATACGTGACCCCCGAAGAGCGGGTTATTTTCTTGCAGTATCTGCATTTTTCCCGCAGTATTCCCCCGCGCCGCAAGTGGATTTCTTTCCTCGAGCTTCCGGGGGGAGAGATGCATTACGCCCCCTTTCAACGGGAAACATTCTTTCCACTGGCCCGGAAATACGGTTCCAACCTGGAAGAGTTCAAACAGCGTAGCAAACTTGTCGGTGAAGAAGCAGGGATAGGCGATGCTGCTTACATCATTCCTGTATTTCCGCGTCTGGAGCTGGCGATAATACTGTGGGAGAAAGACGCCGAATATGCGGCTCGGGCAAGGGTGCTTTTTGATGCTACATCTTCATACCACTTGCCCACCGCTACCCTTTACATGTTGGGGATAGAGGTGGTAAAGAGGATCTATGACCTGTAGCATGTTCGTTATTGCCAGGCCTGCGCCGGGATAAAAGGAACCGATGTGGCGGGTGGAATCGAGGAAATGAATTTCATGATAATTGAAAGGCAGAAAGGGGTTGTGACATGCCTGCACATCTGTTGGGGTTGAGGGAGTGGAACGCTGAAAATATCGAGGAGATACTGGCGCGTTCATTTTTTTTGTCCGGGTACAGGGAAAGAAAACTGGACAACCTGAAAGGGAAGCAGGTTGCTGCTCTTTTTTTTGAGCCCAGCACAAGAACAAGGTTTTCATTCGAAGTTGCTGCAAGATGGTTGTCGGCAGACTTCTACAACTTTCCGGTCGAAACAAGTAGCGTTCTGAAAGGAGAGACTCTGCTCGATACGATCCAAACCTTGAAGTCGATGGGATTGGATGTCCTTATCATCCGTCATCCGGTTTCCGGAACGCTCGAATGGTTGAAGAACAGGGTCGATATCTCCATGATCAATGCTGGCGATGGATCTCATGAACATCCCACCCAGGCCCTCCTCGATCTGTTTACGATCAAGAAACAGTTCGGGTATATCGAAGGCTTGAAGGTCGTGATGGTCGGAGATATAAAATACAGCCGGGTGGTCAGGTCAAGCGTCTGGGGTCTCAAGGAAATGGGAGCCAAGGTGGTTCTGGTCGGCCCCCCCACACTTCTGCCGGAAGAATTCCGCCGCGCCGGAGTTGAAATAAGCTGGTATCTTGAAAAGGAGATGAAAGATGCTGATGTTCTCTACCTGCTCAGGCTTCAGAAGGAGAGGCAGCGGGATGGCCTCCTTCCTTCTTTAAGAGAGTATGTGCATCTTTACGGGCTTACTGCAGAACGTCTTTCCTTGCTAGCCCCGGGAACGATGGTCATGCATCCGGGCCCCCTCAATCCAGGTGTTGAAATAACACAGAAGGCGATGGACAGGCTGAACGAATCTTCCCTTCCCGGGATCAATGTTTCGATACTGAGGCAGGTGGAAAACGGAATAATTGTGCGGGCAGCCGTGCTCGATTATCTCTTCAAAGGAGGCGGGCAAATTGGATAAGCGCATTCTTTTAAAAGGAGGAACGGTCGTCGATCCCTCGCAAGAATTGCATGGCCGGGCAGATCTGGTTATCGAGGGAAACAGGATCGTTGATCTGGCTCCTTCTATTGCATCCGGGGATGGGGAAGTGGAAACAATTGATGTGACGGGCAAGATCGTCGCCCCGGGAATGGTGGATATCCATGTTCATCTCCGTGAACCGGGTGAGGAGGAAAAGGAGACCATCGCCACGGGTACAGCAGCTGCAGTTGCCGGAGGGGTTACCACCGTGTGCTGCATGCCCAATACCGATCCGGCGGTTGATAACAAATTGGTTGTAGCCTACATCAAAGAACATGCCCGGCAAGCAAACCTGGCCCATGTTTATCCTATCGGTGCTTTGACCCGGGGGCGGGGCGGCCGGGAAATGACCGATTATGCTTCCCTTCTTTCCGCCGGGGTAAAGGCTTTCAGCGATGATGGCAGTTATGTCAACGATAGCATGATAATGATGAATATCATGAAATACCTTTCTCAATTTGAAGTGGTGGCCATAAGCCATTGTGAAGATGCCGGGTTGGCGGCGGGGGGGGTAGCCCATGATGGTTATTACGCGAATTTGCTTGGCCTGGGGGGGATGCCTCATGTTGCGGAGACGGCTGCGGTGGGGCGGGATATATTGATTGCGGAGGCTACAGGGGGGAAGCTCCATATTGCACATGTCAGCTGTGCCGCTTCGGTAGAACTGATCCGTTGGGCCAAGGAAAGGGGGATTCAAGTGACTGCCGAGGTCACTCCCCACCATCTTCTGCTGACCGAAGAGGCGTTGGAGGGGTACAATGTGATGGCCAAGATGAACCCTCCTTTACGCTCAAAGGAAGACCGTGAAGCGCTTCTGCACGGTTTGCAAGATGGAGTGATTGATATCATTGCTTCCGATCATGCTCCGCACCGACGGGAAGATAAAGAACGCCCCTTCGCCGATGCCGCTTTCGGGGTTTCTTCTCTGGACTACGGACTTTCACTGTTGTTCAACGAACTGGTTCACACAGGCATGATCAGCATAGACAAACTTGTCGACTGTTACTCATGTCGTCCTGCAAAAATTCTGGATCTTCCCGCCGGGACCTTGAAAAAAGGTGCGGTTGCCGATATCGTTGTTCTTGATCCGGAGCTCGGGGGGAAGGTGGATCCAAAGAGGTTTTATTCCAGGGGGCAGAATACGCCCTTTGAAGGCTACCCGACCAGGGGCGGGCCGGTGATGACTTTTGTGGAAGGGAAACTGAAGATGAAAGAAGGGAAGGTTTCAAGATAAAGTCATGAACAGAGGCCGGGTCAAGTCACTCGAAAAAGTAACGGCAGATTGCCATCTGTTGAAGATAGAGCCGGTTCAACCGCTGGAAGCATCACCGGGGCAGTTCATCTTCCTCCGCACGGCGTCAGGGTTGACCGATCCATTGCTAAGAAGGCCTTTCAGTATTCATTACTGTGATCCCGAAGATGGCACTGTCTGGATCCTGTTCCGGGTTGTGGGGCGTGGGACCACATTGATGGCTGCGCTTGAACAAGGCCAGTACATCGATTTCCTGGGGCCGCTGGGAAAAGGATTCTATCTTGGCCCCCATGACCGGGAAGTCATTCTTGTTTCCGGAGGGGTGGGGGTGGCTCCTATTTTTTTCTGGGCTTCCTGTCTGAATGGACGGGGAGTCAAGTTCGAATTTCTGCATGGCACCGATACGGCAAGGAACCTTCTTCCGGATGATTATTTTGCCAGGGCAGGAGCAGCGCCGATGGTAGCCACGGAAGACGGTTCCTCCGGTTACCGGGGACGCGTGACCGATCTATTCGAACATATTACCCATGAAAAGAGCAAGAAACCTGACAGGGTGTACGGCTGTGGCCCCCTGCCGATGCTTTCCTCACTGGTCAATTTGGCCCGCGCGGCAGGGATTCCATCGCAGGTCTCCCTGGAAGCGGAGATGGCCTGTGGCGTGGGGGCATGTCTTGGATGTGTGCGTGAGGTGGGGCCCCGGGGTGAAGATGGGGTCCCCGTATTTTTGAGGGTCTGCAAGGACGGCCCCGTCTTTCCGGGAGAGGCGGTGGTTTTTGATGAAAGCTGAGCCGGATCTGGCTGTCGAGATAGCCGGTATACAGATGAAAAATCCATTGATTGCAGCTTCCGGCTGTTATGGATACGGGCAGGAATATTCAAGTTACATACCCCCCGGGAAATGGGGGGCCATCGCGCTGAAAGGAACGACCCTCCATCCCAGGGCAGGGAATCCTCCTCCCCGTATCGTGGAGACTCCTTCCGGGCTGATCAATGCAGTAGGGTTGCAGAATCCCGGCATCGAGAAGGTTCTGAAAGAAGAGGTTCCGGCATTGCGGGAGAAAGATGTTCCCTTGATTATCAATGTGTCCGGGGAAACCGTGGAAGAGTATGCCCTGCTTGGAGAATTGGTTTCCCGTGCTCACGGTGTTTCCGGGCTGGAATTGAACATATCCTGTCCCAATGTGGAACGTGGCGGTATCGCCTTCGGCTCTGACCCGGTGCTGGTCAGGGAACTGGTATCAGCTGTCAGGGACAGTTACAGGGGGCCTCTGATCGTGAAGCTATCGCCCAATACGGAGCATCTGACCCGGATTGCCGTGGCAGCGGAAGAAGCCGGGGCAGATGCCCTTTCCCTGATCAATACACTTCGGGCCATGGTCGTGGATATAGAAAAACAACGACCGATGCTGGCAAATGTGATCGGCGGTCTTTCCGGGCCGGCAATTCGCCCCGTGGCGGTCAGGGCTGTCTGGGAGGTTGCCGCCGCGGTCAAAATTCCGCTTATCGGGATGGGGGGGATCATCTCCACTTCGGATGCATTGCAGTTTATACTTGCCGGGGCGGCAGCAGTAGCTATCGGCACGGGTAACTTTGTTGACCCTCTGATCGCTGACAGGATCACGGCAGGAATCAGAGAATACATGAAATCCAAAGATTTCCCCGGGGTGTCGGCGATGGTCGGGGCGGCGCGGAGGTGATTATATGCGTATAGGCATACACATGCATTTGAAGAAAGGTTTTGCTTATAACCTTCAGAAAGCAAAAGAGGCCGGGGCAGAGACGATCCAGATCTTTCCCGGCAATCCCCGTAGCTGGACCTCCCCCACCACTTCCCCGGAAGAGGTGAAAGAACGTTCACTCCTCATGAAAAAGGAAGACATCTTTCCCCTGGCCATACACACAACTTATCTGATCAACCTGGCCTCCGTGCATCCCGAGTTCTACCGGAAGTCAACCAGGTTGTTGCATGACACCCTGCATCATGCCTCACTTTATCCGGAACCTTTTGTGGTTTTGCATGTCGGCAATCATGGCGGTGCCGGGACCATGGAAGGAATCAAAAAAGCAGTCCGATCCCTGGAAGAAGAATTGTCCCGGGGGTGGGCACCGGGGGTAACCCTGCTTCTGGAAAATACAGCCGGTGGCGGGCATCATCTGGGTGGCGATATCAAGGAACTGGGTGAGATATTGCGCCATTTTCAAGGTGCCCCCATAGGCTTCTGTCTGGACACCGCTCATGCCTGGGCTGCCGGTTATGATCTTTCCGGAACGGAAGGTGTGGAACGGTTGTTGACAGAGATTGATCGGGAAATGGGCCTGGAGAGGCTACATCTCATCCATGCCAATGACACGAAAGTGGAGAGAGGCTCCAAGCATGATCGCCATGCCCATATCGGTGAAGGCCGGATCGGCCTGGAAGGATTCAGATCCCTGCTGGGATATGGTTGGCCCGATGATTTTCCCATGATTCTGGAAACTCCGGAGATAGGAACCGAGAGAGACAAACAGAATATTTCTGCCTTGAGAAACTGCATGAATTGAGAATGTAAACATCGACCGACAGATCAGCCATATGATTGTTTGAAGGAGAATGAACTGACCATGAGCAAGGAATCATTTTACTGTCAAGAATGTGGATACGAGACGTACAAATGGATGGGGCGCTGCCCGGGGTGCGGAAACTGGGGCACCTTTTCGGAGAAAAAGGCAAGCCACCGGGGGGCTGGCAGGAAGGGTCAGGAGTTATCGGCAAATAATCTTGCGGCCCTGAAGGTAACAGAAGGTGAGAGAGTCTCAACCGGTATCAGGGAGTTCGATCGGGTCCTGGGAGGCGGTGCAGTGAAGGGATCGGTGTTGCTGATAGGGGGTGATCCCGGCATAGGCAAATCCACCCTTATCCTCCAGGCCTCGAGCCATATGAATGCACGGGGCCGGGTTCTTTATGTAAGCGGGGAAGAATCCCTTGAACAGATCAAGATGAGGGCCGGAAGGCTGAATATTGATCAGGATTTTCTTGCTGTTTCTGCGGCTGAACTGGGTCCGGTGATGGGATTGGTGGATAAAGCTGCCCCCGATATTCTGATTGTCGACTCCATTCAGGCCATGTACGATGAAGAATTGGATGGTATTCCGGGCAGTATCAACCAGGTTCGGGAAGTTACGGCGGTCTTGACAAGGTGGGCAAAACGGGAAGAAAAAATTGTATTTATCATCGGCCACGTTACCAAGGGAGGGGCTCTGGCCGGGCCAAAAACACTGGAACACATGGTGGATGGGGTATTTTATCTCGAGGGAGATCGCTATCATGGCTTCAGGATACTGCGGGGCATCAAAAATCGTTTTGGTTCCACGAACGAGATCGGCGTTTTTCTGATGGATGAGCGTGGCATGAAGGAGGTGGAAGATCCTTCTTCTTTATTTATTTCTTCCAGGAAGGGATCGGCATACGGTGCGGCAATCACGGCTGCCCTCAGTGGTTCCCGCCCCCTGCTGGCGGAGATACAGTCATTGGTTACCACTTCCAGCTACGCAGCGCCACGCCGCACAACCATGGGGGTGGATCATCATCGGGTGGCATTGATCATGGCGGTGATGGAAAAAAATCTGGGCTGTAATTTTCAGGGCCTTGATACTTTTGTAAATGTTGTGGGGGGAGTGCAGCTTATCGAACCCTCTTCCGATCTGGCGGTCGCGGTCAGTCTACTTTCCAGCTTGAAGGAAAAGGCTGTCGACCATGGCGACGCTTTTATCGGAGAGCTGGGTTTGACAGGTGAAATCAGGCCCGTGGTGCGGATCTTACCCCGGGTAATGGAAGCGGAAAGACTGGGCTTCAAAAGATGTTTCATTCCCGTACAGAATCTGGATGAACTGAGGAAAGAAAGAAAGATTTCAATTGAAATGGTAAGCACCGGGTCTGTTTCGGAAGCCATGAAAATAATTTTTTGATCGCTGTTTCCTGTGGTCCAACTAGAAAAAGAAAAAATGCCCGAGGGTGTTGAGGCGACTGAGTTCATTGCAGAATACTTCTTTCAAATCGATATCCAGGAGATTGCAGAGCGCGGCCAGATAGAAAAGATGGTTTCCCAATTCCTCTTCCACGATTTCATAACAGTTCTCACACAGTTTTCCTTCAAGATGCGAACATGCATATTTCTGACAGTCCTTGAGGGATCCATCCTTGGGGAAATTCTGACGATTCGCATTTATAGAAATACATCCGCAATGGGTGACCGCTTTGGTAACTGCACGGTTTACACGAGATGTTGATTCGTGATGTTTGGTCAAGCAGTCGAGTATACTTCTATGTCTGGCCAGAAGTTGGCTAACCACGTCTTGAAATTCTTCAACGTCTTTGCCGTTTTTCATGCCGCAGCTCACCTCTTAACAAAATATTCAATATCCATCTACATGAATTATACTTTTTTTACAATGATGTTGTCAATTGTTTTACATTGCTTCCGGCCGGATATCAGGCAATAAGAGGAAAATCAAGGATGTTTGTAACAGTGTATTTTTGACTTAACCCGGATCGTATGGTATTATTTTAATAATTGGAGAATCTGTATCCAAAATTATTATTCAGGATAGATAGGAGAGAATGCAGTTTGTTTAATATAGGTGATCGTGTGGTTTATCCATTGCACGGGGCGGGCATAATCGAGTCTATCGAGGAGAAAGAAATATTGGGGGCCAGGCGGAAATATTACATCATGAATCTTTCCATCGGGGAAATGAAGGTGATGATTCCTCTTGACAATGCATACCGCGTGGGGTTGCGCAAAGTGATCAAGAAATCCGAAGTCAACGGCGTTTTCAATGTGTTGAAAGAGCCCCAGACCGCTCTTTCTTCCAACTGGAACCGTCGCTATATGCTGAATCTCGAAAAAATAAAGACCGGTGACATCCACGAAGTGGCACAGGTGGTCAAGAATCTGCTTCATCGGGAGAAAGAAAAGGGGCTTTCCACGGGGGAGAAAAAAATGCTGGAGAACGCCAAACGGATACTGGTCAGTGAACTCGTGCTGGTGGAAGATATGGAGCCCTCCAAAGTTACCGGCATGATCGAAAAAATATTCATCTAATTGTTTTTGATCTGTTATTCCTCAAGCAAAATTCTCGGTTATAACTCAATATCCTTATCCTTGTTAATAATTTTAAGGTAGAAAAGTCAATAATAGAAGGTAATGCTAAAAGGAGGTGTAGAGGATTTGTTTCGAAAAATCATCAGCATCCTGGGTGCCGCGGGAGGTTTCATACTGGGGCTTCATCTTTCAAATTTTTATGAACCGTTGATCGAAGTCAGCAACACGTGGAGTTTTTCTGTACCTGTTGGTTTTTCCTTGGTCGGTGGTGCCGCAGGGGGAATAATATTTTACCTTGTCGTGCCCGTATTTACCAATCTGTTGAACAATGCCGCGAACCGTGTGGAAAGTAATCTTAAAACAGTACCCACACATGATATAATGCTCGCTGTTTTTGCCCTGGCTGTTACTCTTTTTATAGGGTTGTTGCTCAGTATCCCCCTCGGCAAAATACCGGTGATCGGAACCTACCTTTCCTTGTTGGTAATATTGTTCATGGCCTACACGGGAGTGAAACTGGTCCTGGCCAGAAAAGAGGATTTTTCATTTGCCACGGCATTGATCAACCGCAGGAGTGCTTTTGATCCTTCCTTGAATGATCAGACCTACAAGATTCTGGACACCAGTGTGATCATAGATGGGCGTATCGTCGATATCTGCAAGACAGGGTTTCTGGAA
This is a stretch of genomic DNA from Bacillota bacterium. It encodes these proteins:
- a CDS encoding PIN/TRAM domain-containing protein, whose protein sequence is MLKGGVEDLFRKIISILGAAGGFILGLHLSNFYEPLIEVSNTWSFSVPVGFSLVGGAAGGIIFYLVVPVFTNLLNNAANRVESNLKTVPTHDIMLAVFALAVTLFIGLLLSIPLGKIPVIGTYLSLLVILFMAYTGVKLVLARKEDFSFATALINRRSAFDPSLNDQTYKILDTSVIIDGRIVDICKTGFLEGIIVVAEFVLEELRHIADSPDLLKRNRGRRGLDILNKIQKEMDVPVEIYEGDFDEISEVDSKLVKLAKLMKGKIITNDFNLNKVCELQGVSVLNINELANAVKPVVLPGEEMTAQIIKDGKEASQGIAYLEDGTMVVVEGGKRFIGETLDVLVTSVLQTAAGRMIFAKPKDVSGKMAGVK
- a CDS encoding CarD family transcriptional regulator yields the protein MFNIGDRVVYPLHGAGIIESIEEKEILGARRKYYIMNLSIGEMKVMIPLDNAYRVGLRKVIKKSEVNGVFNVLKEPQTALSSNWNRRYMLNLEKIKTGDIHEVAQVVKNLLHREKEKGLSTGEKKMLENAKRILVSELVLVEDMEPSKVTGMIEKIFI